The window GTTGTATGGACAGTGATTCAGAAAGAAGGGACAACACAGAGTTAGGAGTGTGACTATAACAACCAGATAAAAATGGTATAGATCCACCTAATTACAtatactttgattttcagcttAATTAACAGGATAAATACATTACAACAGAGAGATTTATGGTGTTCACAGAAGATTAATCCCAGCAAATTGGGTCAATAGTATATCCTGAATTCAAATATATTTgtagataataaataaaactgctgtgTAAACTCAAAACATATTTGGTAgacttattgttttttaaataaacattaagaATATTTGAAAAGTAGTTGAGTTGCTATCAATAGTTTTTAGTATTgagactcctcctcctctgcttatCCTCTCCTTAGTCCTTATAAGTTTCACTCTCTTCATCCCTCAGTTCACCTCTCAGCTGGACAGCAAAGAGAATACACCACATTTTCAACATGCAGGGGACCCTCTGCACTCTTATTGCTGTTCTAGCATGTAAGAGAGCTTTCTGGTTCATTTTAAAGCCTGTACTTACAGACATAAACATTTCATTAATGCTTCTTTTTCTCTGACAGGTGTGGATGCTGCAAAAGTGTTGACCCAGACACCTGCTGTGCTCACAGTTTCTCCAGGAGAAGAGGTTCTGCTTAAATGCAACATTCAGACACCTGAAAGCTATTATGTAAACTGGTACAAACAGGTCCCTGGTTCTACTCCGCAGTATGTTCTGAGCTTTTACCATTCTCACAGCTCACCTGAGTTTGGAACAGGAATCTCCTCAGACCCGATTTAACTCCAAAGCCTCATCAAACATTGATTATCAGTTTATCATTAAGCGGGCAGAAGCAGGAGACTCTGCAGTGTATTACTGTCAGACATGGGACCGCTCTGCAAATGAGAGAGTATCACAGTGATtcacactgtgacaaaaacctCTTTATTAAATACTTCTGGCTTTCTGACTCTTTGCCATGTCATTTACAATGACTGTTTGTCTGCtgtaatgaataaaaacaaaattcatcAAAAATATCCATCCTCCAGCCACCGTtctgataaaaatataaagaaatacataaatataaattcaaACATGTGTTATCAGTTGAAAACTATTGCAGAGATCAAAGTGCCAATGAGTGCCCAAAAAACACCAATGCACtgaatgttttatttagttGCATTTATGTATGAAATATCCCTGCATCATCCAATGCTTCTTATTGTATTCATCCATAACACAACAGGAGAACATATTACaagaacaaaataaatgcaAGTCAATTGTAAATCTATTTTACTTGATTACATTTAATTGTTGGAAGACATCTTTCAGCATCAGCAAGTTAGACATGAAGCTTCTTTATTCCACACTTCTGAAAGTGTGTAAATTTGGTATAACATCATAACTAAATGCAGAAGAAAATCATCAGAGttttggaaaataaacagaCTGATGAGGGGAATGAGATGTGACAGTGAAAGTTGGTCTCAACAGGATGTTTCAGTTCCTCTGCCCCTCATTAGTGAGAGTcaggaggtttttgtacagccATGAGTACAAACTGAATCACTGTGGTATTTGGACAAGGAACCAAGCTGACTGTGACAAGTAAGTACTTTTAATTTGATCATTAAAATTGCTGCTCGCTCAGCTTAGGTCTGCTTTAAAATGTATCATTGTTTTAAgttaataaaatatgtttttgtccaGCTGTTTCTATAACTTTAGAAAAAAGACTTGATTAGTATTTATACACTGATATCTTATGGTTCAAATTTTTAGTCACAGATTCATCACAATTCTGAAAGCAACTAAATGTAATTCTTTAACTACAGTTAACAGAAACAACCTACTGACCAAAAATCTTCTTGTGAAAAAGTAGTAGTATATTGATCTTTCAGTaaattttttaagaaaaattttGGAATGATTattctttgtcttctttcagTAGTAACTAACCTTGTACTCAAGGTAAATATGGagttaaatttaaaattctGACCGTAATCTGTGACTGAAGTTTATTATAGGGgtatattttatttcacaaaGACTTGAACAATATTAACTGATTACAACTGTGTGATCTGCTTTAGATGATTACTTGTCCTTAACTTAAGTGATTTTATTACCTTCATCCATTACTGTGTCTTGCTTGATGAAGATGATGTTAGTTCTTAACATGTGTTTTCCATTTtatgtgtttggacatgaaatttctgctgctgtagatgATTAGTTCAACTTATTGTGGCAGATTCaatattttttcaaattttaagacattatttaattgtaaataaatattcagcCATTATTGTCGATTGCTCGAGTCTCAGATGTTTCTAGAtttattctttcatttccaCTTCGTTCCTGATTGTCCTTCTATGTATTTTCAGGCTCCAGCCTCCTGCTCCTGTCCTCACAGTCTTCCCTCCGTCCAGTGCTGAGCTCCAGTCCAACAAAGCCACTCTGGTCTGTCTGTCCAGTCAGTCTGTGCAATTTGCAGATGTGACCTGGTCGGCTGCTGGGAGTCCAGTGAGCAGTGGGATCTCTACCAGCACTGCTGTTCAGAGACCAGACCACACTTTCCAAATCAGCAGCTCTCTGACCATCCAGACATCAGACTGGAACATGGATAAGGTTTACACatgtaaagtgtctttgggcTCCAGACTTCAGAGAAAACCATCCAGAAGTCAGGATGTCCCACTGAATAGTAGAGGACCAGAATGAGCatttaaaatctgcttttttacTGCTTCTGCTGTTTGCAAAGTTCACCATGTTAGAAATCAGAATAAAGCAAAAGTTTTAAgcattgtgttcattttttttgtcatttttttcccttgttggtaaataaataataacacactttttgtgttgctgaaaacataaattaaaagTGACTGAATAGAACCTGTAAAATCTTTGCTGAGGagcacacagaggaggagaattGATTCAGTCTTTCTACCATagttaaaatacattaaaatactgATACAGTCCATGCTGTGCCATATCTGTACACTAGAGAGCAGAAATTCCTGATTATACCAAAGCATAGAAACTGGTTCAAATGTTGGTTTGTAACATGCAAATAAATCTTCACACTCAGTTAGTGAAGCAtcagctctctgctgctccCTCTCTGCCTGTCCAGGATGCACCTGCAGGTCTCAGGATCTCGTTTCTAACTTCATGTAAATGAAGAAGAATGAGATGGAACTGTCCCTGACTGGAAATGTTTCATTTACGATAATTTAATAAATCAGAGGCAGTTAACTGGATACTGGTTTGGTTGTTTAAGAGTAGCATTGGTTATCAGAGAAACTTAAAGGAGTCCAGCTGTGTGACTCATGTTTCCTGCAGCTATGCTGCTGTCACATGAAGGTTTGCTCTCAAAGGTTATTTCTTGTTGAACATTTAGTTGCGTTTATTCATCTTTGTCTAATTTTcctctcatttcctcttttaagttttttttcacagtgttgAAGTTTCAAGTTGAAAGCTTGTAAAAATTGCCTCCAATTGTTTTGGGGCCACACATTTACAAACAGTCTGACATTATGAGCCCATTGTTGTGGAACGTCAGGCACAAGTCTCTGACAACTCTTCTTTTCACTTCAGATATCACAATTTTACCAAATCATGGAAATCAGAGCTCAGACAGACACTGTCTACTAATGTCACTGAAAACTGTCAAGGATCCAATTGTGTGTAGaaagtataaaagtaaaatataattaaaattaaaaaacagcaaaattacGGTAAGATGATATTATTAATGGGGGACAGCTGTGACACTCAGCAACACCATTAGTACAAatgcagtgaggatgaaaggtccTCTCCTCATAGTTGTATTAAATGGCTCCTCCAGCACCTCCTCTCTTCATCCTACAAAGCAGCAGTACAGCCTCTTTCAGAGTCCATTCTTGGCACACTGACAACATGCTGGTGACTCTCTGTGCTCTCATCATGCTCTAACATGTAAGATTCTGACTCATACTGCAGATCAGACCTAATGTCagattgatcagtgtgtttctCTTGACTCCATGTCTCTTCTGTTGTCGCAGGTGTGAGTGGTGTGACGGTGGTGACACAGGAAACTGTGTAtcagtgaggagaggagagacagcCACCATGGACTGTAACCTGGGGACTGTTGTGGCACGCCTTTTGGTTATAAACAGATTCCAGGAGGAGTTCCTCAGATTGTGCTGTATTTGTATTATGGCTGGAGTTCTCCAAGCTAGGTCTGGGTTCTCCTCTCCAAAATTCACATGCACTCATCAGTCAACAACAGATATCGTTGATCATCAGCAATGTGGAGGAGGGGACTCTGCAGTCTATCACTGTAAAACATGGGAGAGCTCTGTTGTTGTATCACAGTGATTTATGCTGTGACAAAACCTCTTCActcacatttctgctttttgactCTCTTTCACTTGCTGATAAGTAAACTCAGTGTAAACCAACCACCAACAGGTAACagtcaaacatttaaacattgatctgcctcttttttcttttttgattagTTTGAGGTCATCATTGAAAATATTTTAGCAAAGCACTAAAACATGCACACCTCCTTCACCCACATCTTTTTCAT is drawn from Archocentrus centrarchus isolate MPI-CPG fArcCen1 chromosome 8, fArcCen1, whole genome shotgun sequence and contains these coding sequences:
- the LOC115785172 gene encoding LOW QUALITY PROTEIN: uncharacterized protein LOC115785172 (The sequence of the model RefSeq protein was modified relative to this genomic sequence to represent the inferred CDS: inserted 5 bases in 4 codons; deleted 1 base in 1 codon), with protein sequence MQGTLCTLIAVLACVDAAKVLTQTPAVLTVSPGEEVLLKCNIQTPESYYVNWYKQVPGSTPQYVLSFYHSHSSPEFGTGISSDRFNSKASSNIDYQFIIKRAEAGDSAVYYCQTWDRSANERPPAPVLTVFPPSSAELQSNKATLVCLSSQSVQFADVTWSAAGSPVSSGISTSTAVQRPDHTFQISSSLTIQTSDWNMDKVYTSPPLFILQSSSTASFRVHSWHTDNMLVTLCALIXALTCVSGVTVVTQEXCVSVRRGETATMDCNLGTVVARLLXYKQIPGGVPQIVLYLYYGWSSPSXRSGFSSPKFTCTHQSTTDIVDHQQCGGGDSAVYHCKTWESSVVVSQWVFGQGTKLTVTSSSLPAPVLTVFPPSSAELQSNKATLVCLSSQSVQFADVTWSAAGSPVSSGVSTSTAVQRPDHTFQISSSLTIQTSDWNMDKVYTCKVSLGSQTSEKTIQKSGCPTE